ACTTCTGACTCGGCTCTCGAAGTTTAAACCGGCCATGAGCATATaatcatacatacatatatacatatgagaGGTATACAAGTATCTATATatacatcaaattcaaaataaaatcccaAAACATCAAAGATCTTTGCCTTCAGAAGCTCTCAGTATGCTTCAACGAGGTGTCtcacgacctgcatctgaaaaccataaaatatgtatggaatgagaatcggagattctcagcatggtaatggTGCCGcatacataagatataaggtctcgaaaaagccagaggcaatcctaggaTTCTGACACTtagattataaaacttaaagaacTAAAACAGAAACCATAAACTAGGTGGTCCTCTAAGGTTCTAAACTTaaccaaaatcatactaaaaCCCTCAAATCCTTTGCCTTTCCTCCAATCCTCCAACATTGATGAAAACACACAAACAAGCAAGCAGACAATGGCAAACACAATTAGAATATAAGTAATGCAAATAGCACGTATAACAGTTAAGCATATTAAATTCACATAGGCATTCCCAATTAAAGCATAAGCAAGCAATTCaaacatatacatatgatgTATGTCTATCCTACTGACCGTGAGCTCATGTGTCAGTTAACTGCCAGAACCCGACACACCAGGTAGCTAACCCGGATACCGTCTCTCGACTGCGTATCTCCATGAGGCATAAAATTGGGGaattagtgccctaccaccgTCTCTTGAAGGCATGCACCAGGGAGAAATAAATCGAGGGATTAGTGCCCTACTACCTTTTCCTAGTGAGGCCGTGCCATACTGATCGAGGGATTAGTGCCCTACCAGCTTGCAGACAGAGAGAGAAAGAATGTGAAGGAATACGTCGGGGATTAGTACCCTACCACCTTCCTCACATCCCACAAAACATAATCACAAGGAATGTAGGGGTAAAGAATCAAGGGACTAGCGCCCTACCGCCTTCCCCACATCCAACACATCTATACCACCATCATGTTCATTCATTCTCAAATTCGTCATTATTACCTTTTTACATTTGTTCATAATCATTGCATAATCATTAGTATAGCCATAGCATCACACATATACTTCATACCTTTTCATTTTCATACATAATTCATCATTTCAAATCTTACTTCACCCCCAAGTTATCACATTTTCCTAGCTTCATCTTATTACTAGACATACCACTAAGATCTAAGggctaaaagagtaaaaatagaggtttagagatttaaaattaggttttaaaacacaaaaattcacTTTGCTAGAAACAGGGGTGTCGTGCCTTGCTCGCGtatgcaagataccaaactCGAAAGGGTTGGTCGTGTCGCGTGCAGGTGGTCGCGTACACAACCCCTTAAAATCCTTTGCTCGCATACGCATGCACCAGCCCGCGTACGCGAGACACCCAACCCGAATGGAATGGTCGCATCATGTGCGGTGGCCGCCTACGCAAGTTCTGCAGATCTAGCAAAAATCTTTATATtgcagaattttaatttttcactcCGAACTTGCGACGCacataactttttcgttttaaaacatttttcatctaTTCTTCAAATGACATAAATTTTACGGACccaaattttcatatgaaaCAAGTTTGAAACAATTTGGGGGTTCGAAAGCTGAGTTATGGCTTGCCGAAATTTGGCCAAAATTCAGATTTTCATAAAAGAtcataaacctctattttcacaaaaatcaaattcaatacCAACATTCCACTCATACAATTAGCACCACAACATACCATTTACAGCACCACAATCTCCACATCCTACCACAATCAACCATACCTCAATATTACATAATTTCATACATAAATTCCTCAATTAACCAATAAGATCATCAATAATTCATCACATATACATATTCATTCTTAACACCTTGTCAATCATCACTAAATCATCATATTGCATTCTATTTTcatcatcaacatcaatcactAAACCAATGGTCAACTTATttcaacaatcatcatcaagGCACTAAGCAATTAACATATTCATGTATTCCcacttatcctatggtcatctagcctaagttttcacaagacattatatattaaatatgagaaaccaaaatcataccttgaccAATTTCTCTCCTAAGTCAAAGGCACCCCAGTTGGCACAAAACCCAGCTCCAAGATTCTCAATCTCCAAAATAATGGCACCCAAAACTCCACCAAGCCTCCAATGTTCATAATTAAGCTccaattcacatatatacaccTCACCTATATCATATCATGAATATCCATACATGCACACTTAATACCCAACACACATAACCAAGAAATCCAATAGGATTTGAGGGTTCTCACCTCACCAACGGAGAATTGGGTCAAAATCCGGCAAATTCGCTAAGCTAGTTTGATCCTAAACATTAAAATCGACAAAGTTTCAACATCCAATTcatctaatttaaaaaattagggaAGGAAAAATTGAGATTGAGACTTCcttatcaaattgaccactgGACTTTGTAGAGTTCAATGCTACGATCGCGTGGACGCAAatggtgcggcgatcggagcttcGAATTAAAAGTTATGTGAATTTGATTATCAAGTGAGGGTTTGTGTCTTTGAAGGGTGTTCTTCCCCCATGCTAAACTTATTCAGCATGTTTGGCTTGCATGGGGAATAAATGAGCTGAAACTCATGGACTTTTATGTGttgggttgggccttgggcccaataCAGGCCCGATTCGTTCGATTCGGTTTGTTTAGTCTAATTTTaggctaaattttttaaaattagtgtcaacattcttattttaataagctctatttcattaaattataaaatttatatttctacttttttaattaattattaatttattgactaattactTATTAATTTTACAGGTTTTACATATTCTATTAGGTCAAATGGTTGAGAAAATTTTGTTATATTGTttggattttgtttttaaattaagtTGGGGTAaggatttttaatatttagattgTGGAGTGGATTGTGTTTATGGAGTCTTTAGAATCTTTATAGTGTTTGACActaaaattgaatcaaaatcTACGAGTATAAATTTGTAGAATTATCTGATTTTATTAGTGGTTGTTGGTTTAAAATGAAATGCTAGTGAGAAGACTTTAGCtgtgattttttctaaaattctgGTTAAATTAAGAGGACGAAAGagaatttatattttgaaagGTATGTGGTTTAAGGTTTTGGAGGTGGCTATGAGTATTTGGGAGTTGTGTTTGGGTAAGAAATTgggataattttgttttttgggTCTTGACAAATTGTTTGTTGGCTTGCTATTAGGATTAGTAGGTTTGTGATAGATGTCAATCTCTTCATCTAAGTTGTCACATAAGTCAGTCTAAAATTTGTGATGGAGTTTTGTCAATCCAGCATCTTGTAAAGCTAATAtgatttggattaaaaaaacataatctgtttttatttgtttggcTATTTGAGTGGTTTGTTATTGAGTTGGTGACTCAACTATATCTTTAAATTAGATAAATGACCaggtccaaaaaaaaaatttagataaatgACCCAGTTAATAACTATTGGTGTGAGTTAGTGGATAAATAATCTGATTAAGATAATTGACTCCGATCGTTTAATTGACCCTTATATATATCACTTACAGttgaaattctgaattttactctcatgcaaatacaatgAACTTGGGTTTAATTAGATTAAGCCTTTATTAACTTTTGGTGTTGACATAAACTAACCATGCCTCATTAGTGGGCCGTATGAGAAAGGTAAAATTGATATGAATATGATTGTGCCTGCAGTCTGAGGCAAAAAGAATCACGTCGGAATAGACCCGGCCCGGTCCCCTTGGAACTTTGACAGCGACCTCCACTACTATCgctaattaacaataataattaatataatacaaTACAATGAACAAGTGGACTGCAAAGTACTAATAAACAAGATCTGAGAAACCGTGTATCTTGAAGTGAAAGCAATACAAAAGCATGTGACGTTGAATTCTCCAATCTCCATGTTAATCTGTATTTTATTGTTCCATGATTTTGGATCTTTCCACGTTCATAATCCTACCACGTGAGATTTGATTGAAGAGTAACTGCTTGTGCAGGGAAAGTTCTTGCGGTGTAGTCACTTGTTTAAAGCTTTTTCAAATTAAgtttttttcccaaaaaaaaaatgttttggcCTTCATTACAATAGATAACAAACATAACATTTTGCCTAATAAGTTAACAATTAGCTGTTAATTGATTGTCAGATATAAGGagcttatttatttgttttttttttttaatgtacataataaaaaaactaaaagaaagaaaaaaattaatatttaaaagaccataagataagataaattcttaaattatatccTCTTGAAGAAGAGATTGTAATCTTGTCGGAGGTTAAATTCAATCTACTGTATTTAACAGTTTCATAAGCTCCGTCTTTTGCCATTTAATCTACCACACATATATCGATTctcttttaataagaataaatttgACATCCAAACTCATGTTGTGCTTGAGCTGAAAAATTATATGTAgtaatttcttctttttatatttatctgaAATCCTCTAATTGTTCACCagtgaaaatgcttcaatgaaATCTGTTTTCACAAATCAATAGCCCCACTCTTAACTCTCTCACCATGAGTGAACCACGCCAAATCATTCAAATCTCAACTCTTAGCTAGTATTTGGTGgagaaaaaaagacaaaaagatTGAGACAGAGAGACAGACACTAAGagacaaaaattgaaataaattttagtattttgtatGGTGAAAAGTGggaaacagaaattgaaataagaatgaaattctaatttaatttatataaatggtaaaattaaaattaattaattgaaatgaaggtattttaagtataaaatgctattaaaattttagttttcatctctaaaaattttagtctcatGTATTTCTATcggaaatattaaaattttaaaaataaaaataaaaattttaatattaatctctgaaccaacaaatataatactaaatttCAATTTCTCAGAACTTCAAAACAAATGCTATCTTAATACACTCACTCCAGGGAGCTTACCCGAACACCCATGAATCTAATTACCTGGGGCATTTCAAAGCAcaaacccaaaaccaaaaagtCCCTCTTCATGGTATACGCCACCGTCAAAATACTTGAGTTTTGAGAAATTCGGTTAAGGCCGAGACCATGAGCTTAGTGGTAATTGGAACCATCCATGAGAAGCTGTAAGCTCGGAATTATTAAGAGTAAACTACTATTTGTACCCACAAAAGTTGAAAATGCTGACATATCTAtccatagaaaaagaaaattactatttatatccatgaaaaattatttttacaagcaaaattatccaaaccctaaaaaattatctaaaaactCCAAAATACCCTTATCTTCACCACCACACCACCTCCTTCAACCAATCCCCTTTCTAACCCTAACCCTCTTCACCCAGCCACCACCCCCCTTTCCCTTTCTAACACACTCTCACCATTACTTTCCACTCAATCTCCACCGCTGCTCCAATGGCTCCTTGCCACACCCTCCTCTCTTTCATCCTCACAGTCATAGCAACACTTGTTGCCGTTTTTCCGGAGAAAAAGAGCACCTTCATGGTGCAAGTACACCATGAAGCCAAGCCCTCCATCTTCCCAACCCACAAGCACTGGTACGCTTCCCACtaaacactccatcatcctcatCTACTCATTACCTTaccaccactaccaccaccactAACCCCAAATTGCCTCTGTTTCCGTTCTTGCAGCCTCTAGTGTCAGTGTCAGTGACCACCCCTCCTTCTCTCCTTTCCTGTCTCGCTCTTGCCGACCAGAGGACCTTCGCACCCACCCCGCCCCTGCTTCGCCGCCGTTAGCAACCCTAGAGCCACAGTGTCCCCCTTCTCCTCTTTTCACCGTCGACCACCCTCACCTACTGGGGCTACCTTCTCCTCATCACCGAACCAGTGCCCCTGACGGGCCACCGCACCAGTCGCCACCACCGCGGTCTCTTTGTGAACCAAATTCGCGgtgagctctctctctctctttctatctCTTtcaccatttttcttttctcccagAAAAAGTGAATCCAAATACAAGAGGCTTCTGTGTTTGATTGTTCAGATTTGATCCTCTCTCCTCACTCTCTTCTCACCTTGGATCTGTGTTCTTTTTCGCCCTATTTCTATTAGCTTTCTCCATGACACCCTTTTCAATGTTTTGTTCCCTCAAACAGCTTTAGATTTCGCGGAAATCAAGATCCAATTTTGACTCTCACCCATCGTCATCCATTTCAAATTCTTCTCTGGATTGATTTTGATTCCTCCAAAGGTGAAGGTTATGGTGATGAAGGAATGGCAATGAGGTGGTTTGTGGCAGAGGTGGTTTGTGGCAGAGAAATGGAGGTTAGATCGGAGAGTGTTCATGTGATGCGAAGAGAGAGATGGGGGATGATGGTAGCAGTGGTAATGATAAgggtattttggggtttttagataattttttagggtttggataattttgcttgtaaaaatcatttttcatgggtacaaatggtaattttctttttctatgagtagatatgtcagcgttttcaactttcgtgggtacaaatggtagttTACTCGAATTATTAATTCCTCCTTGGATCAAGTTTTGAAAGCAATTGATATTGTCGAATTGTTTGAGTTGTCATTTCTATCAACTCCCACAATCCATGGCCAGCTGCAAATGTCATGGCCTTCTCACTTCCAAAACCCTTCttgatccaattaaaaaaatattgctcAGTGAAAAAGGTTGCGTCAATAAAACCTAATATCCTCCATACTTTCTCCACTTTGAGGCAATCCCTAAGACAGTGAAAAACATTTTCTTGATGGCACCAACAATGTTTGCAACTATCAGAGCTTGTCATATGACGACGGTGCCATATAGTTGCAGTTGGAAGGACTTCGTGTAAGCTCAACCAAATTAGGATAGTTTCCAAGGCCATTTCCAATTCGAACCAGTACCCCAAGTCACTGTGCACTCTAGTAGCCAGTAATAACCTAATTTAGTTGAATATTCACTGTCATTCCGCAACCAGCCTGCCTCGGCGTTCGTAGCTTGGTCTCTTCCATAACACACAATCTCCATTGCAATGCGTTTTGGAATATGTGAATAAATACGACTAAGTTCCCAATTGTTATATTATCTGTAACACTAAATCACACATAACTTTACGCTATAGTCGTAAATCAAAATTGGTGAGGCATCACGacacaaaaacaaaagatacatatatattacttgaaaaataatatagttAGGAGCATGTGAAGAAAAGACAAACAAAATAGTCAATCGTCATCACACACGTAAAACACTAACATAAGTAAATGTCGTGTtcaaaagttatatatataaggTCTAGAATAGGATACATAATAGTTACTAGTCTCGACCCTAAAAAAAATGCTGGTtagaatattataaaataaaaaaaatatacaaaataaaaatcatgttttcTCCAAATAAAAATCTCTAAGAAGAAATATACaataaagtttttaaaatggaaaaagttttaaataagtttaaatAAACTTCAAAAAGTTTTCTTCGTTTTGCTAAACCGGATCCTACACACTCAGCGAGGTGCGTCATGTCTTGCATCTGAGAAATAGAAAATTCACAACAGGTGAAAATCCAAAGGTTCTCAGTAGGGTAATAGTTCCAAATAAAgactacataaaaaaatatggaCTAGGCAATTTTAATCTCCAACTTTACAGAAGTTCAAACCTAAGTTTTTAACTAATCTTAGCAGGATTAAATCTTTTAAAGTCTCAGCTGTATATACACGTCTAGTCTCATTTGTTTCCGGTACATCATCATTATCTTTCGTCAATCTTAAGATCTCTTAGTCATATATTCAATTCAGTAGGATCAATCACAATCACAAAGTAAATACAAAGCAATCACATTTAAGCATAATTAGAATAAGTAGTCCAGCTAACAGTTAAGCAGCATAATCAACTAGGCAAACTAAAGATAATTATGCACACCAAAATTATAGCAAACAAATgtacatgatgcatgcctatctTATTAGCCGTGAGTTCACGTGTTGGTTATAATGTCAGGCCCGACACATCTGATAACTAATCCGAACATCGTCTCTCTATTGCGCATCCTTAATAAGTAATAGTTTCATGTCTTATATAATACAATCTCGCAGAAAAAATACCTTATTTACATCTTGTAAGAAGAATGTTCTGTATACCTcgcataaattattaaaaagaaaaaaaaatttggaaaaagcTAAAAAATGTTAGGgctaaatagaaaaaaaaagactaaattggatttaaattataattttgccatttaaactaattaataattattatatacttcttatgataattatattagtattaaatagttGAGTCATCaccaaaaaattattcaaaaattattataatgtcTGAAATTcaatctaaaaattattataataaaattaaaattttaaaaaataaattaaataatctcGTAAATCTCAAGAATTATTCGAAAATTTACTCATTTAATCATCAAATTAGTCTATAATCAATTAATAGTTGAGGTGATCCCAAGTATCTCTCTCATCATTGCATCTTTATCTTATGCACACGTTAACGGCTGAAATCGACCAACAACTATTACTAATTATTAATCAGTAATCACCGATTACTACAGTAAGAAGCAGAATTAGAAAGTGTCCTTAATTAACTCGGCAGTTAGCTCAACTGCTCCTTCGCTTCACACACTGCAGTTTCCTCGCCTGAGAATCCCGGAATTAGAACAGAACAAACAAATCTAGTTAATCAACCATTaccaaaaaggaaaagagatgTTGTCTTCTTCAGCagtttctctctcttcatctGCAACaactttctctctctacaaTACCAAAAGGATCGTGAGCACTGCTGGCAGCAGGGCTTCATGCCTCCCTatatcttcttctcctccactctctctctcatcgTCGCTCTCCCTCTCCCATGCCTTCAATCCCCTCAGGTAGGTCACTAACTAACTCCATTACTTCTCCCTTCCAAAACGACCTCGTTTCGCatctgattttatttatttaactatgCAGCTTAAGGTCTTTGATCGCTCAACGTGATGAAAGGATCGCCAAGTCGAGGAGCAGAGTCCGAGGTGTTAATGTTGTTTGCTCTGCCGTTCCTCTCACCTTTCGCGATTTGCGGTGGATCTCCACCGTTTCTTCTGTGTACGTACTTCCATTTTCATCTGCAtatatttaattcaatttcatGTTAAATGATGGAAATTTCAGGTGTGGATGAtggatttttagaattttcacaGGGTTTTGATACTGGCAAGGGGCACCCCTGTGCATAAATCATTCCTTGTTCCATTGTTTGCTTTGCAAGCACCTGCTGCTGTCATTGCCTGGATCAAGTAtgtctaattattttttattttgtggcCTCAACATATGTTTAGAATTGGTTTTCCTCTGTTTGTTCAACAAAATTTGTGGAATCTTATTAATTATTCATTTATCCTATTTGTATTATTTGTATACCAAGAGTTTTAGATTATTACTCTCTGTATCA
The genomic region above belongs to Arachis duranensis cultivar V14167 chromosome 3, aradu.V14167.gnm2.J7QH, whole genome shotgun sequence and contains:
- the LOC107482191 gene encoding cold-regulated 413 inner membrane protein 1, chloroplastic, with the translated sequence MLSSSAVSLSSSATTFSLYNTKRIVSTAGSRASCLPISSSPPLSLSSSLSLSHAFNPLSLRSLIAQRDERIAKSRSRVRGVNVVCSAVPLTFRDLRWISTVSSVVLILARGTPVHKSFLVPLFALQAPAAVIAWIKGTYGVWLAFVALLVRLFFYIPGELELPFLALLLVILSPYEVMRFRDTKEGAIISLLIAVYLAYQHFSRTSLQKSLDQGSIVATIAVVCITIASLLLLI